A part of Solea solea chromosome 8, fSolSol10.1, whole genome shotgun sequence genomic DNA contains:
- the cldn26 gene encoding putative claudin-24 yields the protein MQRPKMVFLTTKIMQRTALFVTFGGLVTSLITTFIPLWKTMNSDLNEVENWFSGLWHTCLYTEEVGIQCKAYESVMGLPLDLQISRVLMSVSIGTGGLSVLAAFPGLEGVEMCVGQPGRKRGLLILSGVLSWVSGLTTLAPVSFIAYTTVVEFWDEGFPDAMPRWEYGEAMFSGWFGGLALVIGGTLFFVAVCMGDYDRQPPSFHTCPELKHRTNHYLKTEVL from the coding sequence atgcagaGACCGAAGATGGTTTTTTTAACAACTAAAATAATGCAAAGGACTGCTCTCTTTGTGACATTCGGTGGTTTAGTCACTTCTCTGATTACCACCTTCATTCCCCTGTGGAAGACTATGAACTCTGACCTGAACGAGGTGGAGAACTGGTTCTCTGGCCTGTGGCACACCTGCCTCTACACAGAGGAGGTGGGAATCCAGTGCAAGGCCTACGAGTCTGTCATGGGACTCCCGCTGGACCTGCAGATCTCCAGGGTGCTCATGTCTGTGTCTATAGGAACTGGAGGATTGTCTGTGTTGGCTGCTTTCCCAGGTCTGGAAGGGGTTGAGATGTGTGTCGGACAACCCGGCCGAAAGAGAGGGCTGCTCATCCTCAGTGGGGTGTTGTCCTGGGTGTCGGGGCTCACAACACTGGCTCCTGTCTCTTTTATTGCCTACACGACTGTGGTGGAATTCTGGGACGAGGGTTTTCCTGATGCAATGCCGCGCTGGGAGTATGGCGAGGCAATGTTCTCTGGATGGTTTGGAGGTTTAGCTCTGGTGATTGGAGGGACCTTGTTCTTTGTAGCGGTGTGCATGGGGGACTACGACCGGCAGCCACCAAGTTTCCACACCTGCCCAGAGCTAAAGCACAGGACAAATCACTACCTGAAGACAGAGGTTTTATAG